A genomic window from Leishmania donovani BPK282A1 complete genome, chromosome 16 includes:
- a CDS encoding chitinase — MVQRSALLQLACLVAVLHSSCLSALLSSTIAAAAPAAARDTAISSRHNTPITAASPSPLFTVFGYLPEYRRGTFNYEAFFKAGLTHLIFFSAEVDPATLRLIHVEDRLPSGDEWARIRRLADLHGVKLMLCIGGGGRSAGFADLVGDTVQRQAFIEEVNAVLLARKLDGIDFNWEYPQTMTEWLNFGRFLMELRSSLGYAAAAGGEHAAGPIGERRHRTRVRGAALSMALHPHPSMAAVLQSARVLHSLDYVHLMAYDHVVGTGPHSSVEYAASVLSEETIGLFNEAAYNRRLGQMHRRPRTEQDHRRKLTLGIPFYGRHREDRRLQPEAYDRLWLFIQEWASKNHPTWVEGGAELRALSEYDGYSFTGYDDVKRKMQLTRAANLSGIMIWELGQDVPPGTSPMSLMTAVHEQLADWGLLTDGGRGSGGNVNSDNAYDRPQPPPQHSSPDVAEDGDL; from the coding sequence ATGGTGCAGAGGAGCGCACTTCTGCAGCTGGCGTGTCTTGTAGCAGTGCTGCACTCCAGCTGCCTGAGCGCTCTACTGAGCTCGACTAtagccgctgctgctcctgcagctgcgcgcgataccgccatcagcagcaggcacAACACCCCGATAACAGCGGCTTCTCCTTCCCCGCTCTTTACTGTCTTCGGGTACTTGCCCGAGTACCGTCGGGGCACGTTCAACTACGAGGCCTTCTTCAAAGCAGGGTTAACGCATCTTATCTTTTTCAGTGCCGAGGTGGACCCCGCAACGTTGCGTCTCATCCACGTAGAGGACCGACTGCCATCGGGCGACGAGTGGGCCCGCATCCGCCGGCTGGCAGACCTGCACGGTGTGAAACTGATGCTCTgcatcggcggtggtggccgcagcgccgggtTTGCGGACCTCGTTGGGGACACGGTGCAGCGACAAGCGTTCATAGAGGAGGTgaacgcggtgctgctggcgcgaaAACTCGACGGCATAGACTTCAACTGGGAGTACCCGCAAACAATGACGGAGTGGCTGAACTTTGGCCGCTTCCTGATGGAGCTCCGGTCTTCCCTGGGCtatgcggctgctgcaggcggcgaaCACGCAGCTGGACCGATTGgtgagcggcgccaccgcaccCGAGTCCGGGGCGCTGCCTTGTCCATGGCCCTCCATCCCCACCCATCTATGGCAGCCGTACTGCAGTCCGCTCGTGTGCTTCACTCGCTCGACTATGTACACTTGATGGCGTACGACCACGTTGTCGGGACCGGACCACACAGCTCGGTCGAGTACGCTGCCTCGGTGCTCAGCGAGGAGACAATCGGGCTCTTTAACGAGGCTGCATACAACAGGCGCCTTGGGCAGATGCACCGGCGGCCGCGCACCGAGCAGGACCACCGCCGCAAGCTCACTCTTGGTATCCCCTTCTACGGCCGTCATCGAGAGGACAGGCGACTGCAGCCTGAGGCGTACGACCGCCTCTGGCTCTTCATCCAAGAATGGGCTAGCAAGAACCACCCAACATGGGTCGAGGGAGGAGCGGAGCTGCGGGCATTGAGCGAGTATGACGGGTACAGTTTCACCGGCTACGACGATGTGAAGCGCAAGATGCAACTGACACGCGCTGCTAACTTGTCTGGGATAATGATCTGGGAGCTGGGCCAGGATGTGCCACCGGGGACTTCGCCGATGTCGCTCATGACTGCCGTTCACGAGCAGCTGGCCGACTGGGGTTTGCTGACTGACGGCGGGCGTGGTAGTGGTGGCAACGTGAATAGCGATAATGCATACGATCGTCCGcaaccaccgccgcagcattCATCTCCAGATGTGGCTGAGGACGGCGATCTATGA